The following coding sequences lie in one Heteronotia binoei isolate CCM8104 ecotype False Entrance Well chromosome 6, APGP_CSIRO_Hbin_v1, whole genome shotgun sequence genomic window:
- the LOC132574321 gene encoding rho guanine nucleotide exchange factor 2-like, whose translation MKEKEKDARYTNGHLFTSITVSGMTMCFACNKSITAKEALSCPNCNVTIRNRCKDTLPNCTKVKQKHQKAALLKNNSALQSVSLRNKTTIRERPSSAIYPSESFRQTLLGSRQGRPTLSLSKSVSTTNIAGTFNDESPLGIRRILSQSTDSLNMCNRTLSVESLIDEGAEVIYSQLMSDFEMGEKDFEADSWSLAVDNNFLQQHKKEVMKRQDVIYELIQTELHHVQTLKIMTNLFRKGMLEDLQMDPAVVQSMFPCVDELIEIHDRFLVQLLERRKESLATDSNKNFVINRLGDILVQQFSGTSAEQMKKAYSEFCSRHSKAVKLYKELFTRDKRFQQFIRRLTRSSALRRHGVQECILLVTQRITKYPGLIDRMLQNSKGNEMGQRNHCRAPLLHTGNCQIQIGTALCL comes from the coding sequence atgaaggagaaagaaaaagacgCCCGCTACACCAATGGGCACCTCTTCACTTCCATCACTGTTTCCGGCATGACCATGTGTTTTGCCTGTAACAAGAGCATCACAGCCAAAGAGGCGCTGAGTTGTCCCAACTGCAATGTCACCATCCGCAACCGCTGCAAGGATACTTTACCAAATTGTACCAAAGTCAAGCAGAAGCATCAAAAGGCAGCCTTGCTCAAGAACAATTCAGCATTGCAGTCGGTGTCCCTGAGGAACAAAACAACCATTAGGGAACGCCCCAGTTCTGCCATCTACCCCTCAGAGAGCTTCCGCCAGACCCTGCTGGGATCCCGCCAGGGCCGCCCCACTTTGTCCCTTTCCAAAAGTGTCTCTACCACCAACATTGCAGGGACTTTCAATGATGAATCTCCCTTGGGCATCAGAAGAATCCTGTCCCAGTCCACCGATTCCCTTAACATGTGCAACCGAACACTGTCAGTAGAATCACTCATTGATGAAGGAGCTGAAGTCATCTACAGTCAGCTGATGAGTGATTTTGAGATGGGGGAGAAGGACTTTGAGGCCGATTCTTGGAGCCTGGCAGTGGACAATAATTTTTTGCAGCAGCACAAGAAGGAGGTCATGAAACGACAAGATGTCATTTATGAGTTGATTCAGACAGAGCTCCACCATGTACAGACGCTGAAGATCATGACCAACCTCTTCCGGAAGGGAATGTTGGAAGACCTCCAGATGGACCCAGCTGTAGTGCAGAGCATGTTCCCCTGCGTGGACGAGCTCATTGAAATCCACGACCGCTTCCTcgtgcaactccttgagcgccgCAAGGAGTCGCTAGCCACCGACAGCAACAAGAATTTTGTCATCAACCGGCTGGGAGACATCCTTGTGCAGCAGTTTTCAGGCACCAGTGCCGAGCAAATGAAAAAGGCCTACTCAGAGTTCTGCAGCCGCCACAGCAAGGCAGTGAAGCTTTACAAAGAACTCTTCACCCGGGACAAGAGATTCCAGCAGTTCATCCGAAGGCTGACACGGTCATCGGCATTACGCCGTCATGGTGTGCAGGAGTGCATCCTTCTGGTCACCCAGCGCATCACTAAATACCCTGGGCTAATTGACAGAATGCTGCAGAACTCCAAAGGTAATGAAATGGGTCAGAGGAACCATTGCCGCGCCCCCTTGTTACATACAGGAAACTGCCAGATCCAAATTGGCACGGCCCTGTGCCTTTAA